A window from Salvelinus fontinalis isolate EN_2023a chromosome 8, ASM2944872v1, whole genome shotgun sequence encodes these proteins:
- the abtb1 gene encoding ankyrin repeat and BTB/POZ domain-containing protein 1 isoform X1, whose protein sequence is MDAYDLFTSCRKGDISRVRYLVEQRDVDLNVRDKWDSTPLYYSCLCGHEELVQYLLANGAKCEANTFDGERCMYGSLSDSIRRLLKEYKCITAQAMQRDYYDHFLLTLLEQGQYSDVKFLVHGETFQAHRCVLSARSEYFTAMFETKWKGKNLIPLKHPLINPAAFGAILQYFYTGRMDIDVSHVEDCKRLAKQCKMGDLIDELESKCKQVYEFVSNKPGTCVKVLTLEPHSCQHQEEMAQLADCALPAELKVGFGELPFDRTDNFPSYPDICFRVEGYDFLCHKAFFCGRSDYFKALLQDHFSEGEMMQSQPSTPVLTIHNISHEIFIRLLYYVYSDDTELSPDNVFDVLCVADMYLLPGLKRLCGKTLAKMLCEDNVLHMWKTAKLFRLSRLEDQCTEYMAKIIERLVEQPEFADMIKEDAGAVEDRHETDSIPLVDDIRFHITSNVQTFSAIEEANVKLDALDQLLSTIGLEC, encoded by the exons ATGGACGCGTACGATTTGTTTACAAGTTGCAGAAAGGGCGACATTTCCAGAGTTAG GTATCTTGTTGAACAGAGAGACGTGGACCTCAATGTAAGAGACAAATGGGACAGCACCCCGTT GTACTATTCTTGCCTCTGTGGCCATGAGGAGCTGGTCCAGTACCTGTTGGCTAATG GAGCAAAGTGTGAAGCCAACACATTTGATGGAGAGCGATGCATGTATGGCTCTCTGAGTGACTCCATCCGACGTCTCCTAAAAGAGTACAAGTGCATCACAGCCCAAGCCATGCAGAGGGACTATTATGACCACTTTCTTCTCAC GTTACTGGAGCAGGGCCAGTATAGTGACGTCAAGTTCCTGGTTCACGGTGAGACATTTCAGGCTCACCGCTGTGTGCTGAGCGCTCGCTCAGAGTACTTCACAGCCATGTTTGAAACCAAATGGAAAGGAAAGAACTTGATCCCCCTCAAACACCCTTTG ATCAACCCAGCAGCCTTTGGTGCCATCCTGCAGTATTTTTACACTG GTCGTATGGACATTGATGTGAGCCACGTGGAGGACTGCAAGCGGCTGGCCAAACAGTGCAAAATGGGCGACCTTATTGATGAGTTGGAGAGCAAGTGTAAACAGGTGTATGAGTTTG TCTCCAATAAGCCAGGGACCTGTGTAAAGGTTCTGACCCTGGAGCCTCACAGCTGTCAGCATCAGGAGGAGATGGCTCAACTGGCAGACTGTGCCCTCCCTGCTGAGCTAAAA GTGGGATTTGGCGAGCTTCCATTTGACAGAACTGATAACTTCCCTAGCTACCCTGACATTTGCTTCAGGGTTGAAGGTTATGACTTCCTGTGTCATAAG GCGTTTTTCTGTGGACGCAGTGACTATTTTAAGGCGTTGCTGCAGGACCACTTCAGTGAGGGAGAGATGATGCAGTCCCAGCCCAGCACCCCAGTCCTTACCATCCACAACATCTCCCACGAGATCTTTATCCGTCTCCTCTATTACGTATACAGCGACGACACTGAG CTGTCCCCAGATAATGTGTTTGATGTGCTGTGTGTGGCTGATATGTACCTGCTCCCCGGGCTGAAGCGTCTGTGTGGTAAGACGCTGGCCAAGATGCTGTGTGAGGATAACGTGTTGCACATGTGGAAGACAGCCAAGCTCTTCAGACTGTCTCGTCTGGAGGACCAGTGCACGGAGTACATGGCTAAGATCATAGAGAGG CTGGTAGAGCAGCCTGAGTTTGCTGACATGATCAAGGAGGATGCTGGGGCAGTGGAGGACCGACACGAGACCGACTCCATCCCTCTGGTGGACGACATCCGCTTCCACATCACCAGTAACGTTCAGACCTTCAGTGCCATCGAGGAGGCCAACGTGAAGCTGGACGCCCTGGATCAGCTGCTCTCCACCATCGGTCTGGAATGCTAA
- the abtb1 gene encoding ankyrin repeat and BTB/POZ domain-containing protein 1 isoform X2 — translation MYGSLSDSIRRLLKEYKCITAQAMQRDYYDHFLLTLLEQGQYSDVKFLVHGETFQAHRCVLSARSEYFTAMFETKWKGKNLIPLKHPLINPAAFGAILQYFYTGRMDIDVSHVEDCKRLAKQCKMGDLIDELESKCKQVYEFVSNKPGTCVKVLTLEPHSCQHQEEMAQLADCALPAELKVGFGELPFDRTDNFPSYPDICFRVEGYDFLCHKAFFCGRSDYFKALLQDHFSEGEMMQSQPSTPVLTIHNISHEIFIRLLYYVYSDDTELSPDNVFDVLCVADMYLLPGLKRLCGKTLAKMLCEDNVLHMWKTAKLFRLSRLEDQCTEYMAKIIERLVEQPEFADMIKEDAGAVEDRHETDSIPLVDDIRFHITSNVQTFSAIEEANVKLDALDQLLSTIGLEC, via the exons ATGTATGGCTCTCTGAGTGACTCCATCCGACGTCTCCTAAAAGAGTACAAGTGCATCACAGCCCAAGCCATGCAGAGGGACTATTATGACCACTTTCTTCTCAC GTTACTGGAGCAGGGCCAGTATAGTGACGTCAAGTTCCTGGTTCACGGTGAGACATTTCAGGCTCACCGCTGTGTGCTGAGCGCTCGCTCAGAGTACTTCACAGCCATGTTTGAAACCAAATGGAAAGGAAAGAACTTGATCCCCCTCAAACACCCTTTG ATCAACCCAGCAGCCTTTGGTGCCATCCTGCAGTATTTTTACACTG GTCGTATGGACATTGATGTGAGCCACGTGGAGGACTGCAAGCGGCTGGCCAAACAGTGCAAAATGGGCGACCTTATTGATGAGTTGGAGAGCAAGTGTAAACAGGTGTATGAGTTTG TCTCCAATAAGCCAGGGACCTGTGTAAAGGTTCTGACCCTGGAGCCTCACAGCTGTCAGCATCAGGAGGAGATGGCTCAACTGGCAGACTGTGCCCTCCCTGCTGAGCTAAAA GTGGGATTTGGCGAGCTTCCATTTGACAGAACTGATAACTTCCCTAGCTACCCTGACATTTGCTTCAGGGTTGAAGGTTATGACTTCCTGTGTCATAAG GCGTTTTTCTGTGGACGCAGTGACTATTTTAAGGCGTTGCTGCAGGACCACTTCAGTGAGGGAGAGATGATGCAGTCCCAGCCCAGCACCCCAGTCCTTACCATCCACAACATCTCCCACGAGATCTTTATCCGTCTCCTCTATTACGTATACAGCGACGACACTGAG CTGTCCCCAGATAATGTGTTTGATGTGCTGTGTGTGGCTGATATGTACCTGCTCCCCGGGCTGAAGCGTCTGTGTGGTAAGACGCTGGCCAAGATGCTGTGTGAGGATAACGTGTTGCACATGTGGAAGACAGCCAAGCTCTTCAGACTGTCTCGTCTGGAGGACCAGTGCACGGAGTACATGGCTAAGATCATAGAGAGG CTGGTAGAGCAGCCTGAGTTTGCTGACATGATCAAGGAGGATGCTGGGGCAGTGGAGGACCGACACGAGACCGACTCCATCCCTCTGGTGGACGACATCCGCTTCCACATCACCAGTAACGTTCAGACCTTCAGTGCCATCGAGGAGGCCAACGTGAAGCTGGACGCCCTGGATCAGCTGCTCTCCACCATCGGTCTGGAATGCTAA